A window of Argopecten irradians isolate NY chromosome 14, Ai_NY, whole genome shotgun sequence contains these coding sequences:
- the LOC138307713 gene encoding carbohydrate sulfotransferase 9-like: MSAISRDRNTESCLYRMPRRSSFLFYTIGMSIIFVWYAMAILDAKAALRKPRGLTTTSNNEVKTPESATQNNGQHHSVTDKKTIEMRTRKQTLQIWCKRFKERDKDKVRYEDITRTFFYSKSVKFGVCKAPKTGCTFMAKFFFALEPKLSVVKAFTMDRYEVHNGAYQYDQDFMLKARKKHKPFTAIVSRDPYTRLFSAYIDKVFLLGKLNKKFGLALQSRLYQTQEEPCGYAISFQGFLDQVVAMAERDEFDEHWLPVSKGCDPCRFGYDFVCNTETLDSDMYYILDRINLTDNKIVEIKNSISTERENKNEVMSLIRTTMYDHRRFKSECPKVLDLMEKTWKSLQIRGYIHPVSEFPRERFLTMKNGKLKVGRINDEDLVNIVYEEFLNRPLTPKQMTRQRQHSLVGAYRNVKRDTIAKIQEIYEYDFFLFNYALEPPGTRKH; the protein is encoded by the exons ATGTCGGCTATTTCTCGTGACAGAAACACTGAGAGCTGCCTATACAGGATGCCACGGCGATCCTCCTTCTTATTCTACACAATTGGGATGTCAATCATCTTTGTATGGTATGCTATGGCGATTCTAG atGCAAAAGCCGCTTTGAGGAAACCAAGAGGACTTACAACAACATCAAACAATGAAGTCAAGACTCCGGAGTCTGCTACACAGAACAATGGACAGCATCATTCCGTCACGGACAAGAAAACAATAGAAATGCGGACTCGGAAACAGACATTACAGATCTGGTGTAAAAGGTTTAAAGAAAGGGACAAGGACAAGGTGAGGTATGAGGACATCACTCGAACTTTTTTCTACTCAAAATCAGTCAAATTTGGTGTGTGTAAGGCACCAAAGACTGGATGTACCTTCATGGCCAAGTTCTTCTTTGCTTTGGAGCCGAAACTATCAGTCGTGAAGGCGTTTACCATGGATCGATATGAGGTACATAATGGGGCCTACCAATATGACCAAGATTTTATGTTAAAAGCTCGAAAGAAGCATAAACCGTTTACCGCCATCGTGTCTCGTGACCCATACACGAGACTGTTTTCGGCCTACATTGACAAAGTATTCCTTTTAGGGAAATTAAACAAGAAATTCGGACTAGCGTTGCAATCACGTTTATATCAAACACAAGAGGAACCGTGCGGATACGCCATTTCCTTTCAAGGATTCCTTGACCAAGTGGTTGCCATGGCGGAACGCGATGAATTTGATGAACACTGGCTTCCGGTGTCTAAGGGTTGTGATCCATGCCGTTTCGGGTACGATTTCGTGTGTAACACGGAAACTTTAGATAGCGACATGTACTACATACTTGACCGAATAAATCTCACCGACAACAAAatagttgaaattaaaaacagcATATCTACTGAAAGAGAGAATAAAAATGAAGTGATGTCTCTAATTAGAACAACAATGTACGATCACAGACGTTTTAAAAGTGAATGTCCAAAAGTGTTAGATTTAATGGAAAAGACGTGGAAATCACTTCAAATTCGCGGATATATCCATCCGGTTTCAGAATTTCCTAGGGAAAGGTTTCTGACAATGAAGAATGGAAAGTTAAAAGTGGGAAGAATCAATGATGAGGACTTGGTCAACATTGTGTATGAGGAGTTTCTAAATCGACCTTTGACCCCCAAACAGATGACGCGCCAGAGACAGCATTCTTTAGTCGGGGCGTACCGTAACGTTAAACGAGACACAATCGCTAAAATTCAGGAGATTTATGAATACGATTTTTTCCTTTTCAACTATGCATTAGAACCCCCAGGAACaagaaaacattga
- the LOC138308268 gene encoding carbohydrate sulfotransferase 9-like, with protein MSAISPNRNTENCLYMMPRRSSLLFYTIGMSIIFVWYAMAILDAKTALRKPRGLITTSNNEVKTPESATQNNGQHHSVTDKKTIEMRTRKQTLQIWCKRFKERDKDKVRYEDITRTFFYSKSVKFGVCKAPKTGCTFMAKFFFALEPKMAVVKAFTMDRYEVHNGAYQYDQDFMLKARKKHKPFTAIVSRDPYTRLFSAYIDKVFLLGKLNKKFGLALQSRLYQTQEEPCGYAISFQGFLDQVVAMAERDEFDEHWLPVSEGCDPCRFGYDFVCNTETLDSDMYYILDRINLTDNKIVEIKNSISTERENKNEVMSLIRTTMYDHRRFKSECPKVLDLMEKTWKSLQIRGYIHPVSEFPRERFLTMKNGKLKVGRINDEDLVNIVYEEFLNRPLTPKQMTRQRQHSLVGAYRNVKRETIAKIQDIYEYDFFLFNYALEPPGTRKH; from the exons ATGTCGGCTATTTCTCCTAACAGAAACACTGAGAACTGCCTATACATGATGCCGAGGCGATCCTCCCTCTTATTCTACACAATTGGGATGTCAATCATCTTTGTATGGTATGCTATGGCGATTCTAG atGCAAAAACCGCTCTGAGGAAACCAAGAGGACTtataacaacatcaaacaaTGAAGTCAAGACTCCGGAGTCTGCTACACAGAACAATGGACAGCATCATTCCGTCACGGACAAGAAAACAATAGAAATGCGGACTCGGAAACAGACATTACAGATCTGGTGTAAAAGGTTTAAAGAAAGGGACAAGGACAAGGTGAGGTATGAGGACATCACTCGAACTTTTTTCTACTCAAAATCAGTCAAATTTGGTGTGTGTAAGGCACCAAAGACTGGATGTACCTTCATGGCCAAGTTCTTCTTTGCTTTGGAGCCGAAAATGGCAGTCGTGAAGGCGTTTACCATGGATCGATATGAGGTACATAATGGGGCCTACCAATATGACCAAGATTTTATGTTAAAAGCTCGAAAGAAGCATAAACCGTTTACCGCCATCGTGTCTCGTGACCCATACACGAGACTGTTTTCGGCCTACATTGACAAAGTATTCCTTTTAGGGAAATTAAACAAGAAATTCGGACTAGCGTTGCAATCACGTTTATATCAAACACAAGAGGAACCGTGCGGATACGCCATTTCCTTTCAAGGATTCCTTGACCAAGTGGTTGCCATGGCGGAACGCGATGAATTTGATGAACACTGGCTTCCGGTGTCTGAGGGTTGTGATCCATGCCGTTTCGGGTATGATTTCGTGTGTAACACGGAAACTTTAGATAGCGACATGTACTACATACTTGACCGAATAAATCTCACCGACAACAAAatagttgaaattaaaaacagcATATCTACTGAAAGAGAGAATAAAAATGAAGTGATGTCTCTAATTAGAACAACAATGTACGATCACAGACGTTTTAAAAGTGAATGTCCAAAAGTGTTAGATTTAATGGAAAAGACGTGGAAATCACTTCAAATTCGTGGATATATCCATCCGGTTTCAGAATTTCCTAGGGAAAGGTTTCTGACAATGAAGAATGGAAAGTTAAAAGTGGGAAGAATCAATGATGAGGACTTGGTCAACATTGTGTATGAGGAGTTTCTAAATCGACCTTTGACCCCCAAACAGATGACGCGCCAGAGACAGCATTCTTTAGTCGGGGCGTACCGTAACGTTAAACGAGAGACAATCGCTAAAATTCAGGATATTTATGAATACGATTTTTTCCTTTTCAACTATGCATTAGAACCCCCAGGAACaagaaaacattga